In one window of Chryseobacterium viscerum DNA:
- a CDS encoding CocE/NonD family hydrolase: protein MIKYLFILFLCAIVSVQGQQSISATAKTQDSSYDIQDSVMVKTRDGAIISAMVVRKKGEKTALPVVFQFTIYVRDTGRDLQSLKNAADKGYIGVIAYARGKRLSPDDINPYEFEANDTYDVIDWISQQKWCNGSIGMYGGSYNGFSQWAACKTLHPALKTIVPYVANRPGMGLPMENNIFINPNYEWAFYVGNNKYLDNETGNDRKRFRAMMFNWWDKGEAYHKMDSIDGTPNRWFQRWISHPDFDEYWQKMTPYKEDFKQINIPVLAFDGYYNDSQNSSIYYLKELQKYSPNTPFYLIIGPYGHFGTQQGGEKEVNEYKVDEVALFDINKITYEWFDYILKNGPKPSALKDKINYEVMGANEWRSAPSFEKMNNDVLKFYLSNQKKDGTYYLDPKTSNKNTFLSQTVDFKDRKLSGNSDYYPSPIEKNELDQSSGFIFTSSPVEKSMIVNGSFVGGLHISVNKKDVDLGVTLYELTPEGKYFHLSYYIGRASYAKDITKRHLLKPGDKTWIEFTNSHFVSKKLQKGSRIVMKIDVNKNPFSQLNYGTGKDVSTESIKDASIPLQIKWYNDSYVKIPVLNE from the coding sequence ATGATAAAATACCTGTTCATTCTTTTTCTGTGTGCAATTGTTTCTGTTCAGGGGCAGCAAAGCATATCAGCAACTGCTAAAACTCAGGATAGTTCTTATGATATTCAGGATAGTGTGATGGTCAAAACAAGGGATGGAGCTATAATTTCTGCGATGGTAGTAAGAAAAAAGGGAGAGAAAACAGCTCTTCCGGTGGTTTTCCAGTTTACTATTTATGTAAGGGATACAGGGCGGGATCTTCAGAGTTTGAAGAATGCTGCTGATAAAGGATATATTGGTGTTATTGCATATGCCCGTGGTAAAAGACTGAGCCCGGATGATATAAATCCTTATGAATTTGAAGCCAATGATACGTATGATGTGATAGATTGGATCAGTCAGCAGAAATGGTGTAATGGAAGTATAGGAATGTATGGAGGCAGTTACAATGGTTTCAGCCAGTGGGCAGCCTGCAAAACACTTCATCCGGCATTGAAAACAATTGTTCCTTATGTAGCAAACCGTCCTGGAATGGGACTTCCTATGGAAAATAATATCTTCATTAATCCCAATTACGAATGGGCGTTTTATGTAGGAAACAACAAATATCTGGACAATGAAACAGGAAATGATAGAAAGCGTTTCAGAGCAATGATGTTTAACTGGTGGGATAAAGGAGAAGCATATCATAAAATGGACAGCATTGATGGTACTCCAAACAGATGGTTTCAACGATGGATCAGCCATCCGGATTTTGATGAATACTGGCAAAAAATGACTCCTTATAAAGAAGATTTCAAACAAATCAATATTCCGGTTCTGGCTTTTGACGGCTATTATAATGATTCCCAGAATTCCAGTATTTATTATCTTAAAGAATTGCAGAAGTATAGCCCAAATACTCCATTTTATCTGATCATTGGTCCATACGGTCACTTTGGTACACAGCAGGGAGGTGAGAAAGAAGTGAACGAATACAAAGTAGATGAGGTTGCCCTTTTTGATATCAATAAAATCACTTATGAATGGTTTGATTATATCCTGAAAAACGGACCCAAACCATCAGCTCTTAAAGACAAAATCAATTATGAAGTAATGGGAGCAAATGAATGGCGCAGTGCCCCATCTTTTGAAAAAATGAACAATGATGTTCTGAAGTTTTACCTTTCCAATCAAAAAAAGGATGGAACGTATTATCTTGATCCAAAAACTTCCAATAAAAATACATTTCTTTCTCAAACGGTTGACTTTAAAGATCGAAAATTGAGTGGCAACAGCGATTATTATCCCTCTCCAATAGAGAAAAATGAGCTGGATCAAAGCTCAGGTTTCATTTTTACCAGCAGTCCGGTAGAAAAATCAATGATTGTGAACGGTTCTTTTGTTGGAGGGCTTCATATTTCTGTTAATAAAAAAGATGTGGATTTGGGAGTGACTTTATATGAATTGACTCCCGAAGGAAAATATTTCCATTTGTCGTACTATATTGGAAGAGCCAGCTATGCAAAAGACATTACCAAAAGACATCTTCTGAAGCCTGGAGACAAAACATGGATAGAATTCACCAATAGCCATTTTGTAAGCAAAAAACTTCAGAAAGGAAGTCGAATCGTCATGAAAATTGATGTTAATAAAAACCCGTTTTCACAATTGAATTACGGAACAGGAAAAGACGTAAGCACAGAAAGCATAAAAGATGCTTCCATTCCACTACAGATCAAATGGTACAATGATAGTTATGTAAAAATTCCAGTTTTAAATGAATAA
- a CDS encoding PDDEXK nuclease domain-containing protein yields the protein MLQNQNHQQLMTDLKELVDKTRGQVAVQVNSAMVVLYWKIGRRINEDVLENKRAEYGKEVIVQISQQLTLEFGNSFSEKNIRKMMQFASVFNDFEIVTSAMRQLSWTHFLLLVPIAEDTKRNFYLEVCKIENWSVRTLRDKINSLLFERTAISKRPEEIIDKELKNWSENNILNPDLVFKDPYFLDFLELKDTFSEKDLEEAIIVELQKFISELGTDFAFLSRQKRITIDNRDYYLDLLFYHRKLKSLVVIELKLGEFEASHKGQMELYLSYLNKYEKVEGENAPIGLILCSGKNSEHIELMNLESDNIKVAEYLLILPSEKVLLEKLHRSIEIARNKFENKK from the coding sequence ATGTTACAGAACCAGAATCATCAACAATTAATGACCGATCTTAAAGAGCTGGTAGACAAGACAAGAGGTCAGGTTGCAGTTCAGGTAAACTCGGCGATGGTGGTTTTGTATTGGAAAATTGGAAGAAGAATAAATGAAGATGTTTTAGAAAATAAAAGAGCAGAATATGGCAAAGAAGTCATTGTACAGATTTCTCAACAGCTTACATTAGAATTTGGAAACTCTTTTTCTGAAAAGAATATCCGAAAAATGATGCAGTTTGCGTCTGTTTTTAATGATTTTGAAATTGTCACATCAGCGATGCGACAATTATCATGGACTCATTTTTTGCTCCTTGTTCCCATTGCTGAAGATACTAAAAGAAACTTTTATCTTGAAGTCTGTAAGATAGAAAACTGGAGTGTGAGAACTTTAAGAGACAAAATTAATTCTTTGCTTTTTGAGCGTACTGCCATCAGCAAAAGACCTGAAGAAATAATTGATAAAGAACTGAAAAACTGGTCTGAAAATAATATTCTAAATCCTGATTTGGTTTTTAAAGATCCATATTTTCTTGACTTTTTAGAATTGAAAGATACCTTTTCTGAAAAAGACTTAGAAGAAGCAATTATTGTTGAGCTTCAAAAATTTATTTCTGAATTGGGAACTGATTTTGCCTTTCTTTCAAGACAAAAAAGAATCACAATAGATAATAGGGATTACTATCTGGATTTACTTTTTTATCATAGGAAACTAAAATCTTTAGTCGTTATCGAACTGAAATTGGGTGAGTTTGAAGCCAGCCATAAAGGTCAGATGGAACTCTATCTCTCATACCTTAATAAATATGAAAAAGTAGAAGGTGAAAATGCACCCATTGGTTTAATCCTATGTTCAGGAAAAAATTCCGAACATATTGAACTTATGAATCTGGAAAGTGATAATATAAAAGTTGCAGAATATTTACTTATCTTACCTTCAGAAAAAGTTTTGCTTGAAAAATTGCATCGTTCAATAGAGATAGCAAGAAATAAATTTGAAAATAAAAAATAA
- a CDS encoding DUF6443 domain-containing protein, translating into MKKLIIPIGILIMGTAQAQLTNTENYVYSKTYLSDPTLANVKTSETVQYFDGLGRPKQIVNVKSSPLGKDVVTPIKYDAFGRQVQEYLPVPQAGTLNGAIIPDPLSNVSSTPYGSEKIYSEKILENSPLDRILGQKQVGTAWDNKPVQFGYDANADGEVKKYTATFNYTTFTASLTLSGSYGIGQLYKNTITDEDGNLTIEFKNGQGQVVLVRKVISATENADTYYVYNDYNQLAYVIPPKASVEADPNTVLNDLCYQYKYDGRSRLVEKKLPGKGWEYMVYNKADQLILTQDTVLKGKGQWLFTKYDQFGRTVYTGITNNAANRTSMQNSVNANANLYETRTATAGLTLNGMPVYYTNLSTPTGVTQVLSVNYYDTYPVYSFNPALPANTPDMTVLTETPTPDGRSTKGLPVMSFVKNIEDDNWTKKYTYYDQKGRVIGTHSINHLGGYTRTESELDFTGIPKKTITLHKRLANEPGVTITERFDYDNQNRLLAHKHQVDDKPEQILTQNSYNEISQLTNKKVGNNLQSIDYNYNIRGWLTHINKGQMTVPDLGGKLFSYEIKYNQMNGIENPDPALFSGKNVKAKYNGNIAEVDWRAVESIGANPPIQPKRYGYAYDALNRLSAGYYQNPVNPYSKEHTESLAYDLNGNIKSLYRTAALEGNNTTATVIDELEYIYGSNNLTNQVSIIKDHKNNPSGYEGGGGTIQYDSNGNMWQMPDKNITKITYNHLNLPNKIEYGNLGLSGLHNYLYRADGVRLQKKLPKSECGIINCYTVTEITDYLDGFQYYRNESDNNGGGGIEELSMITEKLKYAYEQQAYSTESGIAIAPAAPLGITTIKTPQLMFFPTAEGFYDYGKDQYIYQYKDHLGNVRISYARNSVGSLEITDANDYYPFGMNHLKTGNAFFGSGSYKNYKYNGKELQETGMYDYGARFYMTDIGRWGVLDNYSENYFPTSPYSYVANNPTKFIDINGEWIYINDQNGTQYRYHNGATQHQVDGKWTNIDASTQLSDYVVQTIAGLNHLDKNTSIGKTMIGYFDQAQGKDGKTRDIYFNSTNGDSQIKYGISNIIDLNTSSTKGVWTTSGNDSKYSPLYTTIAHEMGHIYENYALGVTSQSDTRFGPNSTTAEIYGTHVENIVRAESGLPLRTNYGSICLGSTCIPNNEGRLIDNAGSSIYYNSNGGQISPTPSVQSVLNVNSTILQNRYNYIGAAGYYKLQKFKNRPR; encoded by the coding sequence ATGAAAAAACTTATAATTCCTATAGGAATTCTTATCATGGGAACTGCCCAGGCGCAGCTTACCAATACAGAAAACTATGTGTATTCAAAGACCTATTTATCAGATCCTACACTTGCCAATGTCAAGACCTCCGAAACGGTTCAGTATTTTGACGGCTTGGGAAGACCTAAACAAATCGTCAACGTAAAATCTTCCCCATTGGGAAAAGATGTAGTCACTCCCATTAAATACGATGCGTTCGGAAGACAGGTTCAGGAGTATCTTCCTGTTCCCCAGGCAGGAACTCTTAACGGAGCTATTATTCCTGATCCATTATCAAATGTGAGCAGTACGCCTTATGGTTCAGAGAAAATTTATTCAGAGAAGATTCTTGAAAACTCACCATTAGACCGTATTTTAGGGCAAAAACAAGTTGGAACTGCATGGGATAACAAACCTGTACAATTTGGATATGATGCCAATGCAGATGGCGAGGTTAAAAAATATACAGCCACTTTTAACTATACCACTTTTACAGCAAGTCTTACGTTATCTGGTTCTTATGGAATAGGACAGTTATACAAAAATACGATTACCGATGAAGACGGCAACCTGACCATTGAGTTTAAAAACGGACAGGGCCAGGTTGTATTAGTAAGAAAGGTGATCAGTGCTACAGAAAATGCAGATACCTATTATGTTTACAATGATTATAACCAACTGGCTTATGTGATTCCTCCCAAAGCTTCTGTAGAAGCAGATCCCAATACGGTCCTTAATGATTTATGTTATCAGTATAAATATGACGGGAGAAGCCGTCTGGTAGAAAAGAAACTACCTGGTAAAGGGTGGGAATATATGGTGTATAATAAAGCTGATCAGCTTATCCTGACCCAGGATACAGTTCTTAAAGGAAAAGGACAATGGCTTTTTACCAAATATGATCAGTTTGGAAGAACTGTTTATACCGGAATCACAAATAATGCTGCCAACAGGACATCAATGCAAAACAGTGTTAATGCCAATGCTAATTTATATGAAACCAGGACTGCTACAGCGGGGTTGACCTTAAACGGCATGCCGGTATATTATACTAATCTTTCGACTCCTACCGGTGTTACCCAGGTCTTAAGCGTTAATTATTATGATACCTATCCTGTATATAGTTTTAATCCTGCACTGCCAGCGAATACACCTGATATGACCGTCTTAACGGAAACTCCTACCCCTGACGGTAGAAGTACCAAAGGCTTACCTGTGATGAGTTTTGTAAAAAATATTGAAGATGATAACTGGACAAAGAAGTATACTTATTACGATCAAAAGGGGAGGGTTATTGGAACTCATTCCATCAATCATTTAGGAGGCTATACCAGAACAGAATCTGAGTTGGATTTTACCGGAATACCAAAGAAAACGATTACTCTTCATAAGAGATTAGCGAATGAACCTGGAGTTACCATCACAGAACGTTTTGACTATGATAATCAGAACAGATTACTGGCTCATAAGCATCAGGTAGATGATAAACCGGAACAAATCCTGACACAAAACAGCTATAACGAGATCTCACAGCTTACAAACAAAAAAGTAGGCAATAATCTTCAAAGTATTGATTATAATTATAATATCAGAGGCTGGCTGACCCATATTAATAAAGGTCAGATGACAGTTCCTGATTTAGGAGGAAAGCTATTTTCCTACGAAATCAAATACAATCAGATGAATGGAATAGAGAATCCTGATCCGGCATTATTTTCCGGGAAAAATGTAAAGGCGAAATACAATGGTAATATAGCAGAAGTAGACTGGAGAGCCGTAGAATCTATAGGAGCCAATCCTCCTATACAACCTAAGAGATACGGTTATGCCTATGATGCGTTGAACAGACTGTCAGCAGGGTATTATCAAAATCCTGTGAACCCTTACAGCAAAGAACATACAGAATCCTTAGCGTATGACCTGAATGGGAATATAAAAAGCCTTTACCGTACTGCTGCTTTGGAAGGAAATAATACAACCGCTACAGTCATTGATGAATTGGAATATATTTACGGATCCAATAATCTGACCAATCAGGTATCCATCATTAAAGACCACAAAAATAATCCATCAGGATATGAAGGTGGAGGAGGAACGATTCAGTATGACAGCAATGGAAATATGTGGCAGATGCCGGATAAAAATATAACCAAGATTACATATAATCATCTGAATCTTCCCAATAAGATTGAATATGGAAACCTAGGGCTCTCTGGCCTTCATAATTACCTGTACAGAGCAGACGGAGTTCGTCTTCAGAAAAAGCTTCCCAAAAGTGAGTGTGGAATCATCAATTGTTATACTGTAACTGAGATTACTGATTATCTTGATGGATTTCAATATTATCGCAACGAATCAGACAATAATGGGGGAGGCGGTATCGAAGAACTCAGCATGATCACTGAAAAATTAAAATATGCATACGAACAACAGGCTTACAGTACTGAAAGTGGGATTGCAATAGCACCGGCAGCTCCTTTAGGAATAACTACTATTAAGACTCCTCAACTCATGTTCTTTCCTACAGCAGAAGGTTTTTATGATTACGGGAAAGATCAGTATATTTACCAATATAAAGATCATTTGGGGAATGTCAGGATAAGTTATGCAAGAAACAGCGTAGGTTCTCTTGAAATTACAGACGCTAATGATTATTACCCTTTTGGAATGAACCACTTAAAAACAGGAAATGCTTTCTTCGGATCTGGAAGTTATAAGAATTACAAATATAATGGTAAAGAACTTCAGGAGACGGGGATGTATGATTATGGTGCAAGGTTTTATATGACAGATATCGGACGTTGGGGAGTATTAGATAATTACAGTGAGAATTATTTTCCTACTTCCCCTTATAGTTATGTAGCAAATAATCCAACTAAATTTATTGATATAAACGGGGAGTGGATATATATTAATGATCAAAATGGAACACAATACAGATACCATAATGGCGCGACACAACATCAAGTAGATGGTAAATGGACCAATATTGATGCAAGTACTCAATTATCAGATTATGTTGTTCAGACTATAGCAGGATTAAATCATTTAGACAAAAATACTTCAATAGGAAAAACAATGATTGGATATTTTGATCAGGCACAAGGAAAAGATGGAAAAACGAGAGATATTTATTTTAATTCTACTAATGGTGATTCACAAATAAAATATGGTATCAGCAATATAATTGACTTAAATACATCTTCAACCAAAGGAGTTTGGACTACTTCGGGTAATGACTCTAAATATTCTCCTTTATACACAACAATAGCACATGAAATGGGGCATATTTATGAAAACTATGCTTTAGGAGTAACTTCTCAATCCGATACAAGATTTGGACCTAACAGCACAACAGCGGAAATATATGGTACACACGTAGAAAATATTGTAAGAGCTGAGTCGGGTCTACCATTGCGAACAAATTATGGTAGTATTTGTTTAGGCTCTACTTGTATTCCTAATAATGAAGGAAGGTTAATAGATAATGCGGGAAGTAGTATTTATTACAATTCAAATGGAGGTCAAATATCTCCTACTCCTAGTGTTCAAAGCGTTCTTAATGTTAACAGCACAATATTGCAAAACAGATATAATTATATTGGAGCTGCTGGATATTATAAATTGCAAAAATTCAAAAATCGCCCTAGATAA
- a CDS encoding WG repeat-containing protein: MKKLLVTILLTPIISFSQGTKDLYYFKSKDSLVGVKNKAGKIIVPAQFKVFSYLKDGDPVEGETILFDGDKEGEKPEKNAWGNVYDRSGTFLYKPFLYDNGPDYFSEGLRRLVKNGKVGFADRNGKIVIEAEHDFVSPFNYGYAAFCDGCDWEKTNDEHRSIVGGKWGVMNVKGQTVQSLTKPTAKNVEIDGKYYPNPFQYNEKEKNVLQFFEKQKKKLSDLYYVNFYNKLSENEKNLFFEIVERPKENFPYYQVNTYNHRKKDLDMLYRFKFLVSEDGKTFYALDDYNEKKVPFENWLKEEIKNAEDFQKERKDNPNKFINK; encoded by the coding sequence ATGAAAAAACTGCTGGTAACCATTTTATTGACGCCAATCATATCCTTTTCTCAGGGTACAAAGGATTTATATTATTTTAAATCCAAAGATTCACTGGTTGGAGTAAAAAATAAAGCAGGGAAAATAATTGTTCCTGCACAGTTCAAAGTCTTTTCATACCTTAAAGATGGAGATCCTGTAGAAGGAGAAACTATTCTTTTTGACGGAGATAAAGAAGGCGAAAAACCAGAGAAAAATGCCTGGGGAAATGTATATGACAGAAGTGGTACATTTCTTTACAAACCTTTCCTTTATGATAATGGCCCGGATTATTTCTCTGAAGGGCTGAGAAGATTGGTTAAAAATGGTAAAGTAGGATTTGCAGACCGCAACGGTAAGATCGTTATTGAAGCAGAGCATGATTTTGTATCACCTTTTAATTACGGATACGCTGCGTTTTGTGACGGCTGTGACTGGGAAAAAACAAATGACGAGCACAGATCCATTGTAGGCGGTAAATGGGGGGTGATGAATGTCAAAGGACAAACCGTTCAGTCACTTACAAAACCAACAGCGAAAAATGTTGAAATAGATGGGAAATATTATCCGAACCCATTTCAATACAATGAAAAAGAGAAAAATGTCCTTCAGTTTTTTGAAAAGCAGAAGAAAAAGCTTTCAGATCTTTATTATGTGAATTTTTACAATAAATTGTCTGAAAATGAAAAGAATCTGTTTTTTGAAATTGTAGAAAGACCAAAAGAAAATTTTCCGTATTATCAGGTAAATACCTATAATCACAGAAAGAAAGACCTGGATATGCTTTATCGTTTCAAGTTTCTGGTTTCAGAAGATGGAAAAACATTTTATGCTCTGGATGATTACAATGAGAAAAAAGTTCCTTTTGAAAACTGGTTAAAAGAAGAAATAAAAAATGCAGAGGATTTTCAGAAAGAACGTAAGGATAACCCGAATAAGTTTATAAACAAATAA
- a CDS encoding bacteriocin-like protein produces the protein MKNLRKLSKRELKTVQGGIPMCLPGYFWCSFVKKCIPVGSSCGLID, from the coding sequence ATGAAAAACCTAAGAAAACTTTCAAAAAGAGAATTAAAAACAGTTCAGGGAGGTATCCCTATGTGTCTGCCAGGATACTTCTGGTGTTCATTTGTAAAAAAATGTATTCCTGTGGGATCATCATGCGGACTTATTGATTAA
- the purB gene encoding adenylosuccinate lyase has translation MNSYKNPLEERYSSEEMLFNFSHNNKFQNWRKLWIALAEIEKDLGLEITDEQIAELKANAENIDYEKAAEYEKKFRHDVMAHVHAYGDVAPSAKGIIHLGATSAFVGDNTDLIQIRDGLLILKKKLVNVMKNLADFAIQYKDLPTLGFTHFQPAQLTTVGKRATLWLQSLVLDIEELDFFLETLRFRGVKGTTGTAASFLELFNGDYSKVKHLDKELSKRFGFDKVFGVSGQTYDRKIDAKVVALLGNIAQSAHKFTNDLRLLQNLKEIEEPFEKNQIGSSAMAYKRNPMRSERIGALAKYVMSLTTSSAMVASTQWFERTLDDSANKRLTIPQAFLAVDAILLIWNNIMNGIVVYPNRINKHIMEELPFMATEYIIMEEVKAGGDRQEIHEVIRVHSMEASKKVKEEGKENDLIERILNDDSLKLDKSKLKEVLDPKNFIGFAPIQTEEFVKNEVQPIIDQNKDLIGLEADLKV, from the coding sequence ATGAATTCCTACAAAAATCCATTGGAAGAGCGCTACTCCAGTGAAGAAATGTTATTTAACTTCTCACACAATAACAAATTCCAGAATTGGAGAAAGCTTTGGATAGCTCTTGCTGAAATCGAAAAAGACCTTGGACTTGAAATTACAGACGAGCAGATCGCTGAGTTAAAAGCTAATGCTGAAAATATCGATTATGAGAAAGCAGCAGAGTACGAAAAAAAATTCCGTCATGATGTAATGGCTCACGTTCACGCTTATGGTGATGTGGCGCCTTCAGCAAAAGGAATTATCCACCTGGGAGCTACTTCAGCTTTTGTAGGAGACAATACAGACTTAATTCAGATTCGTGACGGACTTTTAATCTTAAAGAAAAAGTTGGTGAACGTAATGAAGAACTTAGCAGACTTTGCTATTCAGTACAAAGACCTTCCGACTTTAGGATTTACACACTTCCAGCCAGCTCAGTTAACAACAGTTGGAAAAAGAGCTACACTTTGGTTACAGAGTCTGGTTCTTGACATCGAAGAATTGGATTTCTTCCTTGAAACGCTTCGTTTCAGAGGAGTAAAAGGAACTACAGGAACTGCTGCAAGTTTCCTTGAACTTTTCAACGGTGATTATTCTAAAGTAAAACATTTAGATAAAGAACTTTCAAAAAGATTCGGTTTTGATAAAGTTTTCGGAGTTTCCGGACAGACTTATGATAGAAAAATTGATGCGAAAGTAGTTGCTCTATTAGGAAATATTGCACAATCTGCACACAAATTCACAAACGATTTACGTTTACTTCAGAACCTTAAGGAGATTGAAGAACCATTCGAGAAAAACCAGATCGGTTCATCTGCAATGGCTTACAAACGTAACCCGATGAGAAGTGAAAGAATCGGAGCATTGGCAAAATATGTAATGTCTCTGACAACAAGTTCAGCAATGGTAGCTTCTACACAATGGTTTGAAAGAACATTGGATGACTCAGCGAACAAGAGATTAACAATTCCTCAGGCATTTTTAGCTGTTGATGCTATTCTATTGATCTGGAATAATATCATGAACGGAATCGTTGTATATCCGAACAGAATCAACAAGCATATTATGGAAGAACTTCCTTTCATGGCGACAGAATACATTATCATGGAAGAAGTGAAAGCAGGTGGAGACCGTCAGGAAATCCACGAGGTGATCCGAGTTCATTCTATGGAAGCTTCTAAGAAAGTGAAAGAAGAAGGAAAAGAAAATGACCTTATCGAAAGAATCTTAAATGATGATTCTTTAAAACTGGACAAATCAAAACTGAAAGAAGTTTTGGATCCTAAGAACTTTATTGGTTTCGCGCCTATCCAGACGGAAGAATTCGTCAAGAATGAGGTACAGCCGATTATAGACCAAAACAAAGACTTAATAGGATTGGAAGCTGATCTTAAAGTATAA
- a CDS encoding T9SS type A sorting domain-containing protein, with amino-acid sequence MKKIYIGAFTLCTVLGLAQEVVWQKDIKSSTQDFLSQITTTIDQQYLITGSSIQSGSGKMEAGSKQNNGYDFHLIKLNQQGEEAWEKYFSGQNHDYLSATVTTQDGGFLLAGTSYSGKGLDKKEDSKGGSDIWLIRINEFGDELWQKTLGSSSDEEARAVIQTTDLGFFVAGNVQNSSKVYGSKDVLITRIDKNGKELSQLILGGKGLDEVEKMIPTRDGGALLGIYSRSLAVQSKMYNVQSPQNTSDTRQLTTVQKQSENFGEGDYWIVKLDKNGKVEWEKNFGGKGDDHIRTLALTSNGFVIGGESRSERSGNKTVGLEEGTDLWLISLNERGEEQWQKSYNFKNRDILMGMSVLHSADDKSSKGILLGGYTQAEGRIQTDDETFWMLYLDQNGNEQWRKHVKGESRQKEERLSDLKLNRDGSIVLAGTSAEELGKENWKIVKLGDKQVDQLIEKYDIKIYPNPVSDYAYVEIGFEFKDADILLYDMSGRQLQSIKTKNRVTKINTQALVQGAYLVTIRTDNNKRISAKLIKI; translated from the coding sequence ATGAAAAAAATCTATATCGGTGCATTTACCTTATGCACTGTCCTGGGATTAGCTCAGGAAGTGGTGTGGCAGAAAGACATCAAATCCTCTACCCAGGATTTTCTTAGCCAGATTACCACAACCATTGATCAGCAATATTTGATTACAGGAAGTTCTATACAGTCAGGAAGCGGGAAGATGGAGGCTGGAAGTAAGCAGAATAATGGGTATGATTTTCATCTTATCAAACTCAACCAGCAGGGTGAAGAAGCCTGGGAAAAATACTTTTCCGGACAAAACCATGATTATTTATCAGCAACCGTTACCACACAAGATGGTGGATTTCTATTAGCCGGAACCTCTTATTCAGGAAAAGGATTGGATAAAAAAGAGGATTCCAAAGGAGGATCAGATATCTGGCTGATCAGAATCAATGAATTCGGAGATGAATTGTGGCAAAAGACTTTAGGAAGCTCTTCAGATGAAGAAGCCAGAGCTGTAATCCAAACTACAGACTTAGGATTCTTTGTTGCAGGCAATGTTCAAAATTCTTCAAAAGTTTATGGCTCTAAAGACGTCTTAATTACCAGAATCGATAAAAACGGAAAAGAACTTTCCCAATTAATCTTAGGCGGAAAAGGCTTAGACGAAGTGGAGAAAATGATTCCAACGAGAGATGGAGGAGCTTTATTGGGAATTTATTCCAGGAGTTTAGCTGTACAAAGTAAAATGTATAATGTACAAAGTCCTCAAAATACATCCGACACCCGACAACTGACAACTGTACAAAAACAAAGCGAAAACTTCGGTGAAGGAGACTACTGGATCGTCAAGTTAGACAAAAACGGAAAAGTAGAATGGGAAAAAAACTTTGGAGGCAAAGGTGATGATCATATCAGAACGCTAGCATTAACTTCAAATGGCTTTGTTATCGGTGGAGAATCCAGATCAGAAAGATCAGGCAATAAAACGGTAGGTCTGGAAGAAGGAACAGATCTTTGGCTGATTTCTTTAAATGAAAGAGGAGAAGAGCAGTGGCAGAAATCCTACAATTTCAAGAACCGTGATATCCTGATGGGAATGAGCGTTCTTCATTCTGCGGATGACAAATCTTCCAAAGGTATTCTATTAGGAGGCTATACTCAGGCTGAAGGAAGAATACAGACAGATGATGAAACTTTTTGGATGCTGTATTTGGATCAGAATGGCAATGAACAGTGGAGAAAACATGTGAAAGGAGAATCCAGACAAAAAGAAGAGAGACTTTCAGATTTAAAGCTGAACAGAGACGGTTCTATTGTTCTGGCAGGAACCAGCGCAGAAGAACTGGGTAAAGAAAACTGGAAAATTGTGAAACTGGGAGATAAACAGGTTGATCAGTTGATTGAAAAATATGATATCAAAATCTATCCGAATCCTGTTTCAGATTATGCTTACGTAGAAATCGGCTTTGAATTTAAAGATGCTGATATTCTGTTGTATGATATGAGCGGAAGACAGCTTCAAAGTATAAAAACCAAGAACAGAGTGACTAAGATCAATACACAGGCTTTGGTTCAGGGAGCTTATCTGGTGACTATAAGAACTGATAACAATAAAAGAATAAGTGCTAAATTAATAAAAATATAA